The following are encoded in a window of Primulina eburnea isolate SZY01 chromosome 4, ASM2296580v1, whole genome shotgun sequence genomic DNA:
- the LOC140830384 gene encoding small ribosomal subunit protein uS11x, producing the protein MSKRRTREPKEENVTLGPATRDGEIVFGVAHIFASFNDTFIHVTDLSGRETLVRITGGMKVKADRDESSPYAAMLAAQDVSQRCKELGINALHIKLRATGGNKTKTPGPGAQSALRALARSGMKIGRIEDVTPIPTDSTRRKGGRRGRRL; encoded by the exons ATG TCGAAAAGAAGGACCAGAGAGCCCAAGGAAGAGAATGTCACTCTTGGACCTGCCACTAGGGATGGAGAAATAGTATTTGGTGTGGCTCACATCTTTGCCTCATTCAATGACACCTTCATT CATGTGACTGACCTGTCTGGGAGGGAGACCTTGGTTCGTATTACAG GTGGAATGAAAGTAAAGGCTGATAGGGATGAATCCTCTCCATATGCTGCTATGCTTGCAGCCCAAGATGTTTCTCAGCGATGCAAG GAGCTTGGGATTAATGCTCTTCACATTAAGCTTCGTGCTACCGGGGGAAACAAGACCAAGACTCCTGGTCCTGGTGCCCAGTCTGCTCTGCGAGCCCTTGCTCGTTCTGGCATGAAAATTGGGCGTATAG AGGATGTGACTCCAATTCCGACCGATAGCACTCGCAGAAAGGGTGGAAGAAGGGGAAGGAGGCTGTAA
- the LOC140830370 gene encoding uncharacterized protein, with product MVEILTAESTAQLQEGIGMLLYRLAALRMAVENEWGGHDSLQKSQQLGHDLFHRLTQSKEQVYIDDLEDMLDEFMLSLNTEIGDGSIEEIAEKMMVMREECLEGNFNSIKKLKETNTPSISYARQNMWRAPMGSLHLDRFFVLFGFVFLEVGVSLKTQSSAELANPIDI from the exons ATGGTTGAAATTCTGACGGCGGAGTCGACGGCGCAACTGCAAGAAGGAATTGGTATGTTGCTTTATCGGTTGGCAGCCCTTCGAATGGCCGTTGAAAACGAGTGGGGCGGCCATGACTCTCTCCAGAAATCTCAGCAGCTGGGCCATGATCTTTTTCATCGCCTCACGCAATCCAAAG AACAAGTATACATTGACGATTTGGAGGACATGCTTGATGAATTCATGCTTTCTCTAAATACTGAAATAGGAGATGGCAGCATTGAGGAG ATAGCAGAAAAGATGATGGTAATGCGTGAAGAATGTTTAGAAGGTAATTTTAACTCGATAAAGAAGTTGAAGGAAACAAATACTCCCAGCATCTCTTATGCAAGACAA AACATGTG GCGAGCACCAATGGGATCTTTGCACTTAGACCGCTTTTTTGTGTTGTTTGGATTTGTGTTTCTTGAG GTTGGGGTCTCCCTTAAAACCCAATCTTCAGCGGAACTAGCAAATCCAATAGATATTTAA
- the LOC140830387 gene encoding uncharacterized protein isoform X2, which yields MVGILTAEATAQLQEGIGMLLSRWAALRMAVENEWGGYDSLQKSQQLGHDLFLRLTQSKEQVYIDDLEDMLDEFMLSLNTEIGDGSIEEIAEKMMVMREECLEGNFNSIKKLKETNTPSISYARQASTNGEDDSDEADGDGDGNSGEDTSSEMEVDNPLNESNVNQTNTTTNGSHLKEDVPEVDGWTVVTSRRNKGRRN from the exons ATGGTTGGAATTCTGACGGCGGAGGCGACGGCGCAACTGCAAGAAGGAATTGGTATGTTGCTTTCTCGGTGGGCAGCCCTTCGAATGGCCGTTGAAAACGAGTGGGGCGGCTATGACTCTCTCCAGAAATCTCAGCAGCTGGGCCATGATCTTTTTCTTCGCCTCACACAATCCAAAG AACAAGTATACATTGACGATTTGGAGGACATGCTTGATGAATTCATGCTTTCTCTAAATACTGAAATAGGAGATGGCAGCATTGAGGAG ATAGCAGAAAAGATGATGGTAATGCGTGAAGAATGTTTAGAAGGTAATTTTAACTCGATAAAGAAGTTGAAGGAAACAAATACTCCCAGCATCTCTTATGCAAGACAG GCGAGCACCAATGGTGAGGATGACAGTGACGAGGCTGATGGTGATGGTGATGGGAATTCAGGAGAAGATACTTCATCAGAAATGGAGGTTGACAATCCTCTAAACGAGTCAAATGTCAACCAAACGAACACCACAACCAATGGTTCTCACCTGAAAGAAGATGTACCTGAAGTTGATGGATGGACCGTAGTTACATCCAGGCGTAACAAAGGCAGGAGGAACTAA
- the LOC140829563 gene encoding uncharacterized protein yields the protein MVGILTAEAMAQLQEGIGMLLSRLAALRMAVENEWGGHDSLQKSQQLGHDLFHRLTQSKEQVYIDDLEDMLDEFMLSLNTEIGDGSIEEIAEKMMVMREECLEGNFNSIKKLKETNTPSISYARQASTNGIFALRPLFCVVWICVS from the exons ATGGTTGGAATTCTGACGGCGGAGGCGATGGCGCAACTGCAAGAAGGAATTGGTATGTTGCTTTCTCGGTTGGCAGCCCTTCGAATGGCCGTTGAAAACGAGTGGGGCGGCCATGACTCTCTCCAGAAATCTCAGCAGCTGGGCCATGATCTTTTTCATCGCCTCACGCAATCCAAAG AACAAGTATACATTGACGATTTGGAGGACATGCTTGATGAATTCATGCTTTCTCTAAATACTGAAATAGGAGATGGCAGCATTGAGGAG ATAGCAGAAAAGATGATGGTAATGCGTGAAGAATGTTTAGAAGGTAATTTTAACTCGATAAAGAAGTTGAAGGAAACAAATACTCCCAGCATCTCTTATGCAAGACAG GCGAGCACCAATGGGATCTTTGCACTTAGACCGCTTTTTTGTGTTGTTTGGATTTGTGTTTCTTGA
- the LOC140829564 gene encoding uncharacterized protein yields MAQLQEGIGMLLSRLAALRMAVENEWGGHDSLQKSQQLGHDLFHRLTQSKEQVYIDDLEDMLDEFMLSLNTEIGDGSIEEIAEKMMVMREECLEGNFNSIKKLKETNTPSISYARQASTNGIFALRPLFCVVWICVS; encoded by the exons ATGGCGCAACTGCAAGAAGGAATTGGTATGTTGCTTTCTCGGTTGGCAGCCCTTCGAATGGCCGTTGAAAACGAGTGGGGCGGCCATGACTCTCTCCAGAAATCTCAGCAGCTGGGCCATGATCTTTTTCATCGCCTCACGCAATCCAAAG AACAAGTATACATTGACGATTTGGAGGACATGCTTGATGAATTCATGCTTTCTCTAAATACTGAAATAGGAGATGGCAGCATTGAGGAG ATAGCAGAAAAGATGATGGTAATGCGTGAAGAATGTTTAGAAGGTAATTTTAACTCGATAAAGAAGTTGAAGGAAACAAATACTCCCAGCATCTCTTATGCAAGACAG GCGAGCACCAATGGGATCTTTGCACTTAGACCGCTTTTTTGTGTTGTTTGGATTTGTGTTTCTTGA
- the LOC140830387 gene encoding uncharacterized protein isoform X1: MLSWVNSCLGFQSRNSAGGGREDGWNSDGGGDCATERRNWYMLLSRLAALRMAVENEWGGHDSLQKSQQLGHDLFHRLTQSKEQVYIDDLEDMLDEFMLSLNTEIGDGSIEEIAEKMMVMREECLEGNFNSIKKLKETNTPSISYARQASTNGEDDSDEADGDGDGNSGEDTSSEMEVDNPLNESNVNQTNTTTNGSHLKEDVPEVDGWTVVTSRRNKGRRN; this comes from the exons ATGCTTAGTTGGGTGAATAGCTGCCTAGGGTTTCAGAGCAGAAACTCAGCTGGAGGCGGCAGGGAAGATGGTTGGAATTCTGACGGCGGAGGCGACTGCGCAACTGAAAGAAGGAATTGGTATATGTTGCTTTCTCGGTTGGCAGCCCTTCGAATGGCCGTTGAAAACGAGTGGGGCGGCCATGACTCTCTCCAGAAATCTCAGCAGCTGGGCCATGATCTTTTTCATCGCCTCACGCAATCCAAAG AACAAGTATACATTGACGATTTGGAGGACATGCTTGATGAATTCATGCTTTCTCTAAATACTGAAATAGGAGATGGCAGCATTGAGGAG ATAGCAGAAAAGATGATGGTAATGCGTGAAGAATGTTTAGAAGGTAATTTTAACTCGATAAAGAAGTTGAAGGAAACAAATACTCCCAGCATCTCTTATGCAAGACAG GCGAGCACCAATGGTGAGGATGACAGTGACGAGGCTGATGGTGATGGTGATGGGAATTCAGGAGAAGATACTTCATCAGAAATGGAGGTTGACAATCCTCTAAACGAGTCAAATGTCAACCAAACGAACACCACAACCAATGGTTCTCACCTGAAAGAAGATGTACCTGAAGTTGATGGATGGACCGTAGTTACATCCAGGCGTAACAAAGGCAGGAGGAACTAA